A genomic segment from Streptomyces sp. NBC_00459 encodes:
- a CDS encoding cupin domain-containing protein, which produces MPFIHSAEAVAHEIHGARFVSYIRPDTGGRDLAAWRTEVPAGMVGQAHTISHEETFYVLSGRLRLTIDGESAELGVGDAAVAPAGSELEVANTTDQPAHMWVTTRVGLSAKLADGSTITPPWAH; this is translated from the coding sequence ATGCCTTTCATCCACAGCGCCGAGGCCGTCGCGCACGAGATCCACGGTGCCCGCTTCGTTTCCTACATCCGTCCGGACACGGGCGGCCGGGACCTCGCCGCCTGGCGTACCGAGGTCCCGGCCGGAATGGTGGGCCAGGCCCACACGATCAGTCACGAGGAGACGTTCTACGTCCTCTCCGGCCGCCTCCGGCTCACCATCGACGGCGAGAGCGCCGAACTCGGCGTCGGTGACGCGGCGGTGGCTCCGGCAGGCTCCGAGCTGGAGGTTGCCAACACCACCGACCAGCCCGCCCACATGTGGGTCACCACACGTGTCGGGCTCAGCGCCAAACTGGCCGACGGCAGCACCATCACGCCGCCGTGGGCTCATTAG
- a CDS encoding cellulase family glycosylhydrolase gives MRTKRSTTRKSPLTVLLTALATILGLLALAPTPAQAQAEPPRALATGLHISNGRLLEGNGNDFVMRGVNHAHTWYPTQTQSLRDVKALGANTVRVVLADGHRWTKNSADDVAAVVAQCKANRLICVLEVHDTTGYGEEAAAGTLDQAADYWIGLKSVLAGQENYVIINIGNEPWGNTDPAGWTAPTIAAVQKLRAAGFQHTIMVDAPNWGQDWQGVMRANAQSVYNADTTGNLIFSIHMYSVFDTAAEITDYLNAFVTAKLPILIGEFGGPADQWGDPDEDTMMATAQQLKLGYLAWSWSGNTDPILDLSIGFDPKQLSTWGQRIFNGANGIAQTSKEATVYGGGTGTDTQAPTAPGTPAASGTTATSTTLTWAASTDNVGVAGYDVVRVSGGTETTAAASTTSTVTVTGLTAATAYTFAVYARDAAGNRSPRSATVSVTTSPGGGTPGVSCSVAYRVVGEWQGGFQGDITLRNTGTAALTNWTLGFSFANGQTISNMWGGTPTQSGANVSVVPASYTATIPAAGSVSVGFIGTKGATNTAPTAFTLNGTACTTS, from the coding sequence GTGAGAACAAAGAGAAGCACCACGCGAAAGAGCCCCCTGACCGTCCTGCTGACCGCCCTGGCCACCATCCTCGGCCTCCTGGCGCTCGCCCCGACCCCCGCCCAGGCGCAGGCCGAGCCGCCCCGCGCCCTGGCCACCGGCCTCCACATCTCGAACGGCCGTCTGCTCGAAGGCAACGGCAACGACTTCGTGATGCGGGGGGTCAACCACGCCCACACCTGGTACCCGACCCAGACCCAATCCCTCAGGGACGTCAAGGCGTTGGGTGCCAACACCGTCCGCGTCGTCCTCGCCGACGGGCACCGCTGGACCAAGAACTCCGCCGACGACGTGGCCGCCGTCGTCGCGCAGTGCAAGGCCAACCGCCTGATCTGCGTACTGGAGGTGCACGACACCACCGGCTACGGCGAGGAGGCCGCCGCCGGGACGCTCGATCAGGCGGCCGACTACTGGATCGGCCTCAAGAGCGTGCTCGCCGGTCAAGAGAACTACGTCATCATCAACATCGGCAACGAGCCCTGGGGCAACACCGATCCGGCCGGCTGGACCGCCCCGACGATCGCGGCCGTACAGAAGCTGCGCGCCGCCGGCTTCCAGCACACGATCATGGTGGACGCGCCCAACTGGGGCCAGGACTGGCAGGGCGTCATGCGCGCCAACGCCCAGTCCGTGTACAACGCGGACACCACCGGCAACCTGATCTTCTCGATCCACATGTACAGCGTCTTCGACACGGCCGCGGAGATCACGGACTACCTGAACGCCTTCGTCACGGCCAAACTCCCCATCCTCATCGGCGAGTTCGGCGGTCCGGCCGACCAGTGGGGCGATCCGGACGAGGACACCATGATGGCGACCGCCCAGCAGCTGAAGCTGGGCTATCTGGCCTGGTCGTGGAGCGGTAACACGGACCCGATCCTCGACCTGTCGATCGGCTTCGACCCGAAGCAGCTCAGCACCTGGGGCCAGCGCATCTTCAACGGCGCCAACGGCATCGCCCAGACCTCCAAGGAGGCCACGGTCTACGGCGGTGGCACGGGCACCGACACCCAGGCCCCGACCGCCCCCGGCACCCCGGCGGCGTCCGGAACCACGGCCACCTCGACCACCCTGACCTGGGCCGCGTCGACTGACAACGTTGGCGTCGCCGGTTACGACGTCGTCCGCGTGAGCGGCGGTACGGAGACCACGGCCGCCGCCTCCACCACCAGCACCGTCACGGTCACCGGCCTCACCGCGGCCACCGCGTACACCTTCGCCGTGTACGCACGGGACGCGGCCGGCAACCGTTCGCCCCGCTCGGCCACGGTGAGCGTCACCACGTCGCCGGGCGGCGGTACCCCCGGAGTCAGCTGCTCCGTCGCCTACCGGGTCGTCGGCGAGTGGCAGGGCGGTTTCCAGGGCGACATCACCCTGCGCAACACGGGCACCGCCGCCCTCACCAACTGGACCTTGGGCTTCAGCTTCGCCAACGGCCAGACGATCAGCAACATGTGGGGCGGTACACCCACCCAGAGCGGCGCCAACGTGAGCGTCGTACCCGCCTCCTACACGGCAACGATCCCGGCCGCCGGATCTGTCTCGGTCGGCTTCATCGGGACGAAGGGGGCGACGAACACGGCGCCGACCGCCTTCACCCTCAACGGCACTGCCTGCACGACCAGTTGA
- a CDS encoding saccharopine dehydrogenase family protein: MESVAGQAVVVFGAYGHTGRFVVAELLERGYVPILAGRDPGQLDDLARELTVLRPGTDPEVVPETDPEIDVRPASVDDPAALDRALAGAAAVINCAGPFAVTAAPVIEAALRAGIPYVDVAAEIEANLDTFTHFAERARAANTLVIPAMAFFGGLSDLLVTAAMGDWTSADEANIAYGLSSWHPTTGTRTAGAVSRDRRNGRRVRYSGGRLEYHDDALPTLKWSFPAPMGPREMIGEFSMADVVTVPSHLNIPEVRGYMAADAARELSAPDTPAPVAVDPDGRSAQTFVVDVVVRAGGVERRAVASGRDIYAVSAPLAVEAVERVLTGRTRTVGVASAGAAFDATDFLGALAGHVSLELFR, translated from the coding sequence ATGGAATCGGTAGCGGGACAGGCGGTTGTGGTGTTCGGCGCGTACGGGCACACGGGGCGGTTCGTGGTCGCCGAGCTGCTGGAGCGGGGGTACGTCCCGATCCTCGCCGGGCGGGACCCGGGTCAACTCGACGACTTGGCAAGGGAGTTGACCGTACTCCGCCCGGGAACCGATCCGGAGGTCGTTCCGGAGACCGATCCGGAGATCGATGTACGACCGGCGTCGGTCGACGACCCGGCGGCGCTGGACCGCGCGCTGGCCGGAGCCGCGGCCGTGATCAACTGCGCCGGACCGTTCGCGGTGACGGCCGCGCCGGTGATCGAGGCGGCGCTGCGGGCCGGGATCCCGTATGTGGACGTGGCGGCCGAGATCGAGGCCAACCTCGACACGTTCACGCACTTCGCGGAGCGTGCCCGCGCCGCGAACACCCTGGTGATCCCCGCGATGGCCTTCTTCGGCGGCCTCAGTGACCTCCTGGTCACCGCGGCGATGGGCGACTGGACGTCGGCCGACGAGGCGAACATCGCGTACGGGCTGAGCAGTTGGCACCCCACCACCGGTACACGCACCGCGGGCGCGGTCTCCCGGGACCGCCGGAACGGCCGCCGGGTCCGCTACAGCGGAGGCCGACTGGAGTACCACGACGACGCGCTGCCGACCCTGAAGTGGTCCTTCCCGGCCCCGATGGGACCCCGGGAGATGATCGGCGAGTTCTCCATGGCCGACGTCGTCACCGTCCCCAGCCACCTGAACATCCCCGAGGTACGCGGCTACATGGCGGCGGACGCGGCCAGGGAACTGTCGGCACCGGACACCCCGGCACCGGTCGCGGTCGACCCGGACGGCCGGTCCGCGCAGACGTTCGTCGTGGACGTCGTCGTACGGGCCGGGGGCGTGGAGCGGCGGGCGGTGGCGAGCGGCCGGGACATCTACGCGGTCAGCGCGCCGCTGGCGGTGGAGGCGGTGGAACGGGTCCTGACGGGACGTACGCGGACGGTCGGTGTCGCGTCCGCAGGGGCGGCCTTCGACGCGACCGACTTCCTCGGCGCTCTGGCCGGGCATGTCTCGCTCGAACTGTTCCGGTAG
- a CDS encoding helix-turn-helix domain-containing protein has protein sequence MGTRTVAIAVTDGMLHFELGIAYEVFGSDLSHLVDPWYDVALCGPGPTRAGRFLFEPDSGLDRLPYADTVIVPGWADVDQAPPAELVDAVRAAHEAGARVASLCTGAFVLAAAGLLDGRRATTHWAHTDVLAARYPGVEVDPDVLYVDNGSVLTSAGKAASMDLCLHLVRLDHGSAIANTVARRLVVPPHRAGGQAQFVTAPVPAQDDHPLAELFPWAIERLDRPLTVEDLARRANMSSRHLGRHFRTVTGTTPLQWLLTQRIRRAQELLEATGDSVDAIAEAVGMGTATTLRRHFNRTIGVPPDAYRRTFRSTRSGTG, from the coding sequence ATGGGCACGAGGACTGTCGCGATCGCCGTCACCGACGGCATGCTGCACTTCGAGCTCGGCATCGCCTACGAGGTCTTCGGCTCCGATCTCTCCCACCTGGTCGACCCCTGGTACGACGTCGCCCTCTGCGGCCCGGGCCCGACACGCGCCGGCAGGTTCCTGTTCGAGCCCGACTCCGGGCTCGACCGGCTCCCGTACGCCGACACGGTGATCGTCCCCGGCTGGGCCGACGTCGACCAGGCGCCGCCCGCCGAACTGGTCGACGCCGTCCGTGCGGCGCACGAGGCGGGAGCGCGGGTCGCCTCCCTGTGCACCGGTGCGTTCGTGCTGGCCGCAGCCGGACTGCTGGACGGGCGGCGCGCGACCACGCACTGGGCGCACACCGATGTCCTGGCCGCCCGATATCCCGGGGTGGAGGTCGATCCGGACGTGCTCTACGTCGACAACGGCAGCGTCCTCACCTCCGCCGGCAAGGCGGCCTCGATGGACCTGTGCCTGCACCTCGTACGGCTCGACCACGGCTCGGCGATCGCCAACACCGTCGCCCGACGCCTCGTCGTACCCCCGCACCGGGCCGGCGGTCAGGCGCAGTTCGTCACCGCTCCGGTGCCCGCACAGGACGACCATCCGCTCGCCGAGCTGTTCCCCTGGGCGATCGAACGGCTCGACCGCCCGCTGACCGTGGAGGACCTGGCCCGCCGGGCCAACATGAGCTCGCGCCACCTCGGCCGCCACTTCCGGACGGTCACCGGTACCACCCCGCTGCAATGGCTGCTCACCCAGCGGATCCGGCGCGCCCAGGAGCTGCTGGAGGCCACCGGCGACAGTGTCGACGCCATCGCGGAGGCCGTCGGCATGGGCACCGCCACGACGCTGCGCCGCCACTTCAACCGCACGATCGGTGTGCCCCCGGACGCGTACCGCCGTACGTTCCGCAGCACACGGTCCGGCACCGGCTGA
- a CDS encoding ATP-binding protein, with product MRRFIGRNRELTVLRTAFQAVQDAAGSAKPGQCILMRGRRRVGKSSLVEEFLRRTGTPYLFFTAAGGTAEDELAELLDAAARSTLPGRELFAEETPTQWNAAFRLLAEVLPDDRPSVIVIDEVPYLMDRIDAFEGMLQRAWDRLFSRKPVLLLLVGSDLSMMEALNSYDRPFHQRGREMVVGPLNPADIGEMLDLEPAAAFDATLITGGLPLICAEWRPGADLWEFLRDSLDNPISALLVSAERSLAAEFPPQAMSGEVLRAIGTGERTFTNVARAAGGISHTTLTRATDVLTGKGVVAAELPLSLRPSKERRYRVADPYLRFWLAFLDPHMAEIERMRGDLTLSRIKERWTSWRGRAIEPVVRESLARLLPDEFLPAAPAIGGYWTRSNDIEIDLVGADRQPVAKQLLFLGSVKWLENSAFDNHDLAALQKHRAAITDEPVPLVAVSRNGVGCSGLQAAYGPEELLGAWRRA from the coding sequence ATGCGCCGTTTCATCGGCAGGAACCGCGAGCTGACCGTGCTCCGTACCGCCTTCCAGGCCGTTCAGGACGCCGCCGGGTCCGCCAAGCCTGGCCAGTGCATCCTCATGCGGGGAAGGCGACGGGTCGGCAAGTCCAGCCTCGTCGAGGAGTTCCTGCGGCGCACCGGGACGCCGTACCTCTTCTTCACCGCGGCGGGAGGCACGGCCGAGGACGAACTGGCGGAGCTCCTCGACGCCGCCGCCCGGTCCACCCTGCCAGGGAGGGAACTGTTCGCGGAGGAGACCCCGACGCAGTGGAACGCGGCCTTCAGGCTGCTTGCCGAGGTCCTGCCCGACGACCGCCCGAGCGTGATCGTCATCGACGAGGTCCCGTATCTCATGGACCGTATCGACGCCTTCGAGGGCATGCTGCAGAGGGCGTGGGACCGCCTGTTCAGCCGCAAGCCGGTGCTTCTCCTCCTGGTCGGATCCGACCTGTCGATGATGGAGGCGCTGAACAGCTACGACCGTCCCTTCCACCAGCGCGGGCGAGAGATGGTCGTGGGGCCGCTCAACCCGGCCGACATCGGCGAGATGCTCGACCTCGAACCCGCAGCCGCCTTCGATGCCACCCTGATCACGGGCGGTCTCCCGCTGATCTGCGCGGAGTGGCGGCCCGGAGCGGACCTCTGGGAGTTCCTCCGCGACTCACTCGACAATCCGATCTCTGCACTGCTGGTCTCCGCCGAGCGCTCACTGGCCGCGGAGTTTCCGCCACAGGCGATGAGCGGGGAAGTCCTACGGGCGATCGGAACCGGCGAACGCACCTTCACCAACGTCGCGCGTGCCGCCGGTGGCATCAGCCACACCACTCTCACCCGGGCCACGGACGTCCTGACCGGGAAAGGGGTGGTTGCAGCCGAACTGCCTCTCTCTCTGCGGCCGTCGAAGGAACGCCGCTACCGAGTGGCCGATCCCTACCTGCGGTTCTGGCTCGCGTTCCTGGATCCGCACATGGCGGAGATCGAGCGCATGCGGGGAGATCTCACGCTGAGCCGGATCAAGGAGCGATGGACGAGCTGGCGAGGGCGCGCGATCGAACCCGTCGTCCGGGAATCCCTCGCCCGGCTTCTCCCTGACGAGTTCCTGCCCGCCGCTCCGGCGATCGGCGGGTACTGGACCCGCAGCAACGACATTGAGATCGACCTCGTCGGTGCCGACCGGCAGCCGGTGGCCAAGCAGTTGCTCTTCCTCGGGTCGGTCAAGTGGCTGGAGAACTCCGCGTTCGACAACCACGACCTGGCCGCGCTGCAGAAGCACCGGGCCGCGATCACCGACGAGCCCGTACCGCTCGTCGCGGTCTCCCGCAACGGGGTCGGCTGTTCCGGGCTCCAGGCGGCGTACGGCCCCGAAGAACTGCTCGGCGCCTGGCGCAGGGCCTGA
- a CDS encoding MarR family winged helix-turn-helix transcriptional regulator: MDDALAFSALVLALSGQLVQEIHAGVSEQGFEDLRPAHGFAFVRISMGGATTAALAEHLGVTKQAAAQLVEELVRKGYVVRHPHPHDARARLLALTETGWAATRAADQAARAAVEPWREALGETRFSELVADLTRLTPPGPIRPAW, from the coding sequence ATGGACGACGCTCTGGCCTTCTCCGCACTGGTGCTGGCACTCTCCGGACAGTTGGTGCAGGAGATCCACGCCGGCGTGTCCGAGCAGGGATTCGAGGATCTGCGGCCCGCGCACGGCTTCGCCTTCGTCCGCATCTCCATGGGCGGCGCCACCACGGCCGCGCTGGCCGAGCATCTGGGGGTGACCAAACAGGCCGCCGCCCAACTGGTCGAGGAGCTGGTCCGCAAGGGGTACGTGGTGCGGCATCCGCACCCCCACGACGCCCGCGCCCGGCTCCTGGCTCTGACCGAGACCGGCTGGGCCGCCACTCGCGCCGCCGACCAGGCGGCCCGGGCTGCCGTCGAACCATGGCGAGAGGCACTGGGCGAGACACGCTTCAGCGAACTCGTCGCCGACCTGACCCGCCTCACGCCACCGGGGCCGATCCGCCCTGCCTGGTGA